A region of Liolophura sinensis isolate JHLJ2023 chromosome 8, CUHK_Ljap_v2, whole genome shotgun sequence DNA encodes the following proteins:
- the LOC135473830 gene encoding kxDL motif-containing protein 1-like, giving the protein MQGEEDVEEPSLVFTKSVMGQIQKEDVFAMVVAQREMLMRYEKTNEMLLNFNMLSGTRYETTMLEFRKHTTLLYEMKKDLDAIFRRIRLLKGRLSTLYPAAFSACSDVYNVLEEKNGEKTEGDEGEESKTEGDGDGENKTQADKGEEDAVAANADSEVAQADVSSPQREQSVQSSQEQIKGKEEKT; this is encoded by the exons ATGCAGGGGGAAGAAGACGTGGAAGAGCCTTCCTTGGTGTTTACCAAATCTGTTATGGGTCAAATACAGAAGGAAGATGTCTTCGCGATGGTGGTAGCTCAGAGAGAAAT GTTGATGAGGTATGAGAAGACAAATGAGATGTTGTTGAACTTCAACATGCTGTCAGGTACCCGTTATGAAACTACTATGCTGGAATTCCGGAAGCACACCACATTACTAtatgaaatgaagaaagatTTAGATGCTATATTTAGAAGAATAAG GCTGTTGAAGGGGCGACTCAGCACACTTTATCCTGCTGCATTCTCAG CCTGCAGTGATGTTTACAATgtacttgaagaaaaaaatggtgAGAAGACAGAGGGAGATGAAGGTGAAGAGAGCAAGACAGAAGGGGATGGAGATGGAGAGAACAAGACACAAGCAGACAAAGGTGAAGAGGATGCTGTAGCTGCAAACGCTGACTCTGAAGTTGCGCAGGCAGATGTTTCAAGCCCTCAGAGAGAGCAAAGTGTGCAATCTTCACAGGAGCAAataaaaggcaaagaggagaaAACGTGA
- the LOC135472666 gene encoding junction-mediating and -regulatory protein-like produces MDSPVMVDQMDSLEGWVSVKQNPFVDNLLPPKLNFLIAWNELEQKLAVTCREHARVVSDKAEYHGRSGLFSFQEIRGAHEMLCLIHPSLGLCLPELPAESWGLWSFFSPPQTPENIDDICEQLENYFKIALEVCKEKLLMSVLFEEHSPEDYFENISELRRRGKEEAVANYQEELTTVIKVFRDGAVTMEDMKEAYKLEDEAVFKLNIALAELYNYQLQPFLDMRELAVSKLREARGQLQNPDLGERRKREYADMFTEWQSHYEQALDTVQDVYINYYKTTAAVLKAMRNRMIEDQKKFGKNAFEIVGAERLIRIEEDLCLERLQLLHNEKKKFVQERDKVKEEIASTTERPGVHQVIQDLEYRVYDWQVKIYEHHLLILDEEAKLLKTQIRAITRQIEDAREEVVFYDAVEDTSLLSSDEEDIPASSNPRVIQLSSQLTAIHRKRAKIRTRKTSLIQQYQSKARQRREEEERFRYHHAIHKKIEERKEDMARKQDFICDERKKTIERLKNFKMKYPTPATIKPPRYQSPSELKSAKTASQQLHKSKRGGPYPFLKKSQPSVIPKPPSQGFKSISPQDLRVTTHVNGSDPTSMDVVDSVLPVETVYASMPVPVPPCIPPPPPPPPPPPPPPPPPPPPQLSNTSTLPPTKKPSNQKEILAKCSELSAPGAPSVHSIIAMRKNLKKPTETQRKELHVSQDPMDNILDMIKKGVPLRAVKNKGGNSEEERKLSPPSDSHLKLLTESLHRIGKVTRGSSPESDDDNSDDSFED; encoded by the exons ATGGACTCTCCTGTTATGGTGGATCAGATGGATAGCCTAGAAGGATGGGTGTCCGTCAAACAGAATCCGTTTGTTGACAATCTCCTTCCTCCAAAACTGAATTTTCTCATTGCTTGGAATGAGCTAGAGCAGAAGCTAGCTGTGACATGCCGGGAGCATGCTCGTGTTGTGAGCGATAAAGCAGAGTACCATGGGAGGTCGGGACTTTTCAGCTTCCAGGAAATCCGTGGCGCTCATGAAATGCTGTGTCTCATCCACCCGTCGCTAGGCCTTTGTCTCCCAGAGCTACCTGCGGAATCATGGGGGCTTTGGTCTTTCTTCAGTCCACCTCAGACACCAGAAAATATCGACGATATCTGCGAACAGTTGGAGAACTACTTCAAAATAGCCCTGGAGGTGTGCAAAGAGAAACTTTTAATGTCGGTGCTGTTTGAGGAACATTCTCCCGAGGATTATTTTGAGAACATCAGTGAGTTACGAAGGAGGGGCAAAGAAGAGGCTGTGGCGAATTACCAAGAGGAGTTAACTACAGTGATCAAGGTGTTCCGGGATGGGGCGGTCACAATGGAAGACATGAAAGAGGCGTATAAACTAGAAGACGAGGCTGTGTTTAAGCTTAACATCGCGTTAGCAGAGCTGTACAACTACCAACTACAGCCTTTTCTCGACATGCGCGAACTTGCCGTATCTAAACTCAGGGAAGCTAGAGGGCAGCTCCAAAACCCAGACCTGGGTGAGAGGCGGAAACGGGAATATGCGGATATGTTTACAGAATGGCAGAGTCACTATGAGCAGGCTCTAGACACAGTCCAGGACGTCTACAtcaattattataaaacaacAGCCGCTGTTCTTAAAG CTATGAGAAACCGAATGATTGAAGACCagaaaaaatttggaaaaaatgcTTTTGAAATTGTTGGGGCAGAGCGTttaattag GATAGAAGAAGATCTGTGCCTGGAGAGACTCCAGCTGTTACATAATGAGAAAAAGAAGTTTGTTCAGGAAAGAGATAAAGTTAAGGAAGAG ATTGCAAGCACCACAGAGAGACCAGGTGTGCATCAGGTCATCCAGGACCTGGAATACAGGGTATATGATTGGCAGGTGAAAATCTACGAACATCACTTACTGATTCTGGACGAGGAAGCCAAGCTGTTGAAGACACAAATTCGAGCAATAACAAGACAAATAGAAG ATGCACGAGAGGAAGTGGTGTTTTATGATGCAGTGGAGGACACTAGTTTGCTTAGTTCTGATGAGGAAGACATCCCAGCCAGTTCCAACCCCCGTGTCATTCAACTCTCCAGTCAACTCACCGCCATCCACCGCAAACGAGCCAAAATCAGAACAAGAAAG ACAAGCCTGATCCAGCAGTACCAGTCTAAGGCAAGACAGAGACGTGAAGAAGAGGAGAGGTTCAGATATCATCATGCTATCCACAAG AAAATTGAAGAGCGTAAAGAAGACATGGCAAGGAAGCAGGACTTTATCTGTGATGAGAGGAAAAAAACTATTGAAAGGttgaaaaacttcaaaatg aaatatcCAACACCTGCCACAATCAAGCCACCTCGTTACCAGTCTCCTAGTGAACTTAAAAGTGCCAAAACAGCAAGCCAACAACTGCATAAATCCAAACGGGGAGGCCCGTACCCTTTCCTGAAGAAATCGCAGCCTTCTGTTATTCCCAAGCCTCCATCTCAGGGTTTTAAATCGATCAGTCCGCAGGACTTAAGAGTGACTACACACGTGAACGGGTCAGATCCCACTTCTATGGACGTAGTGGACTCGGTTCTACCAGTAGAGACTGTGTATGCTTCCATGCCTGTACCAGTTCCACCCTGCATTCCAccaccccctccacccccacctccacctCCCCCTCCCCCGCCCCCACCACCACCTCCTCAGCTTTCGAACACATCAACACTGCCACCCACTAAAAAGCCATCAAACCAGAAGGAGATATTAGCAAAGTGTTcagagttatctgcccctgGTGCACCGAGCGTACACAGCATCATAGCCATGAGAAAAAACCTGAAAAAGCCAACAGAGACCCAGAGGAAAGAACTTCATGTTTCACAAG atCCCATGGATAATATATTGGACATGATTAAGAAGGGAGTTCCCTTGAGAGCTGTCaaaaacaagggaggtaacagTGAGGAGGAGAGGAAACTATCTCCCCCTAGTGACTCTCATCTCAAGCTGTTGACAGAGAGTTTGCATCGCATTGGGAAGGTCACGCGAGGGTCCTCTCCAGAGTCAGATGATGACAACAGTGATGACAGTTTTGAAGATTGA